A window from Erythrolamprus reginae isolate rEryReg1 chromosome 11, rEryReg1.hap1, whole genome shotgun sequence encodes these proteins:
- the LOC139173895 gene encoding tRNA selenocysteine 1-associated protein 1 isoform X1 has protein sequence MTASLWMGDLEPYMDENFISRAFATMGQLVLSVKIIRNRLTGIPAGYCFVEFADLATAEKCLHKINGKPLPGATPTKRFKLNYATYGKQPDNSPEYSLFVGDLSPDVDDGMIYEFFVKVYPSCRGGKVVVDQMGVSKGYGFVNFSDELEQKRALVECQGAVGLSSKPIRLSVAIPKANRLKMVEYNQMYNYNYNQYYQQYQNYYAHWGYDQNTGSYSYSYPQYGYTQNTMQASEEVGEDALEGFLPLADPMPHTDVSEANKQFMEQSEELYDALIECHWQPLDSVSSELQAA, from the exons ATGACCGCCAGCCTGTGGATGGGAGAC ctGGAACCTTATATGGATGAGAACTTCATTTCAAGAGCTTTTGCTACTATGGGACAACTAGTCCTGAGTGTGAAGATAATTCGGAATAGATTGACAGG GATTCCAGCAGGCTATTGCTTTGTAGAATTTGCTGATCTGGCCACAGCAGAGAAatgtttacataaaatcaacGGGAAACCCCTTCCTGGTGCCACCCCT ACAAAGCGCTTTAAATTAAACTATGCCACATATGGGAAGCAACCTGATAACAG CCCAGAATATTCCTTGTTTGTTGGGGATCTTTCCCCTGATGTAGATGACGGGATGATATATGAATTTTTTGTAAAAGTATACCCATCATGTCGGGGTGGAAAAGTGGTCGTGGATCAGATGGGCGTTTCCAA AGGCTATGGTTTTGTGAATTTCTCAGATGAACTGGAGCAGAAGAGAGCACTGGTAGAGTGCCAGGGGGCTGTCGGCCTTAGTTCTAAGCCGATACGCTTGAGCGTTGCCATACCAAAAGC TAATCGGCTGAAGATGGTGGAGTACAATCAGATGTATAATTATAACTATAACCAGTACTACCAACAGTATCAGAACTACTATGCCCATtggggatatgatcaaaacacAGGCAGTTACAGCTACAGCTACCCACAATATGGCTACACACAGAACACCATGCAG GCATCTGAAGAAGTGGGTGAAGATGCATTGGAAG GCTTCCTTCCGTTGGCAGATCCGATGCCCCATACAGATGTGAGTGAAGCCAACAAGCAGTTTATGGAGCAGAGCGAAGAACTCTACGATGCCTTGATAGAATGCCATTGGCAGCCTTTGGACAGTGTTTCTTCAGAGCTCCAAGCTGCTTAA
- the LOC139173895 gene encoding tRNA selenocysteine 1-associated protein 1 isoform X2: MTASLWMGDLEPYMDENFISRAFATMGQLVLSVKIIRNRLTGIPAGYCFVEFADLATAEKCLHKINGKPLPGATPTKRFKLNYATYGKQPDNSPEYSLFVGDLSPDVDDGMIYEFFVKVYPSCRGGKVVVDQMGVSKGYGFVNFSDELEQKRALVECQGAVGLSSKPIRLSVAIPKANRLKMVEYNQMYNYNYNQYYQQYQNYYAHWGYDQNTGSYSYSYPQYGYTQNTMQASEEVGEDALEDPMPHTDVSEANKQFMEQSEELYDALIECHWQPLDSVSSELQAA, from the exons ATGACCGCCAGCCTGTGGATGGGAGAC ctGGAACCTTATATGGATGAGAACTTCATTTCAAGAGCTTTTGCTACTATGGGACAACTAGTCCTGAGTGTGAAGATAATTCGGAATAGATTGACAGG GATTCCAGCAGGCTATTGCTTTGTAGAATTTGCTGATCTGGCCACAGCAGAGAAatgtttacataaaatcaacGGGAAACCCCTTCCTGGTGCCACCCCT ACAAAGCGCTTTAAATTAAACTATGCCACATATGGGAAGCAACCTGATAACAG CCCAGAATATTCCTTGTTTGTTGGGGATCTTTCCCCTGATGTAGATGACGGGATGATATATGAATTTTTTGTAAAAGTATACCCATCATGTCGGGGTGGAAAAGTGGTCGTGGATCAGATGGGCGTTTCCAA AGGCTATGGTTTTGTGAATTTCTCAGATGAACTGGAGCAGAAGAGAGCACTGGTAGAGTGCCAGGGGGCTGTCGGCCTTAGTTCTAAGCCGATACGCTTGAGCGTTGCCATACCAAAAGC TAATCGGCTGAAGATGGTGGAGTACAATCAGATGTATAATTATAACTATAACCAGTACTACCAACAGTATCAGAACTACTATGCCCATtggggatatgatcaaaacacAGGCAGTTACAGCTACAGCTACCCACAATATGGCTACACACAGAACACCATGCAG GCATCTGAAGAAGTGGGTGAAGATGCATTGGAAG ATCCGATGCCCCATACAGATGTGAGTGAAGCCAACAAGCAGTTTATGGAGCAGAGCGAAGAACTCTACGATGCCTTGATAGAATGCCATTGGCAGCCTTTGGACAGTGTTTCTTCAGAGCTCCAAGCTGCTTAA